TTGATATCGACGGCATTCGCGAGCCTGTCGCTGGCTCCTTGCTTTATGGCAACAACATCATCTCTGGTGCTGTTGTTCCTTCCAGCAACGCCATTGGCTTGCACTTCTATCCCATCTGGGATGCTGCCTCACTCGACGAGTGGCTCTACAACGGCGGCACCTACCAGCTGGTTGTTTTCCACTTCCTGATCGGCATCTCCGCCTACATGGGACGTCAGTGGGAACTTTCCTACCGCTTGGGCATGCGCCCTTGGATCTGTGTTGCATACAGCGCTCCGCTGTCTGCAGCCATGGCAGTTTTCCTGGTCTACCCCTTCGGTCAGGGTTCGTTCTCTGATGGCATGCCCCTGGGCATCTCTGGAACCTTCAACTTCATGTTGGTGTTCCAGGCTGAGCACAACATCCTGATGCACCCCTTCCACATGCTTGGTGTGGCTGGTGTCTTCGGTGGTTCACTGTTCTCCGCCATGCACGGCTCACTGGTGACCTCTTCCTTGGTTCGTGAAACAACCGAGACCGAGTCCCAGAACTACGGCTACAAGTTCGGCCAAGAAGAAGAGACCTACAACATCGTTGCAGCTCACGGCTATTTCGGTCGCTTGATCTTCCAATACGCCTCCTTCAACAACAGCCGTAGCCTTCACTTCTTCCTGGGTGCTTGGCCTGTTGTCGGTATTTGGTTCACGTCCATGGGTGTTTCAACCATGGCCTTCAACCTGAACGGCTTCAATTTCAACCAGTCCATCCTTGATAGTCAGGGCCGCGTCCTGAACACCTGGGCCGACATGGTGAACCGTGCTGGTCTCGGCATGGAAGTGATGCACGAGCGCAACGCTCATAACTTCCCCCTCGACCTGGCAGCTGCTGAGTCCACACCTGTGGCTCTCCAAGCACCTGCAATCGGTTGATCTGGAACCCCTTAAAAGTTCAGATCAACTGAACTAGA
This Synechococcus sp. WH 8016 DNA region includes the following protein-coding sequences:
- the psbA gene encoding photosystem II q(b) protein gives rise to the protein DIDGIREPVAGSLLYGNNIISGAVVPSSNAIGLHFYPIWDAASLDEWLYNGGTYQLVVFHFLIGISAYMGRQWELSYRLGMRPWICVAYSAPLSAAMAVFLVYPFGQGSFSDGMPLGISGTFNFMLVFQAEHNILMHPFHMLGVAGVFGGSLFSAMHGSLVTSSLVRETTETESQNYGYKFGQEEETYNIVAAHGYFGRLIFQYASFNNSRSLHFFLGAWPVVGIWFTSMGVSTMAFNLNGFNFNQSILDSQGRVLNTWADMVNRAGLGMEVMHERNAHNFPLDLAAAESTPVALQAPAIG